CTATTGGCATTTGGAAGAGGGACACCCCAACTGTTTAATGCCCGGCAAACGCGTCCGCCACACCATGAACCCCGTCATTGTTACAAAGGACGGTCAACCGTTCATCGCATGTGGTACCCCTGGCGCAGATACACAAGTCCAAACGAATCTACAACTCGTTACCCACATGATTGATTTCGGGATGACTCCGCAGGAAGCGGTCTCTGCACCGCGCTGGCGGAGTTTGCAGAATCCGATGGAATCCACGATTCCGCATACCTGTTCCAATGACCTTCAGTTAGAAACCCGATTCCCCTCCGATACGCAAGCAGGTTTAGCAGAAAGAGGACATGAACTCCAACGCGTTGGTGATTGGGGCGGTCCCGGAAGCGCGCAAGCCATCATGGTGCATCCTGAATCCGGCGCGCTCATCGGCGGTTCAGATCCGAGAACAGATGGGTACGCCGTTACTTTCTAGTCTACTCTTGGAAAGTTCGTAAAAGAGAGTTAGAAAAATGTCCGCAAAAACGTAAACGCAAACAACGTACCGCGCTGGTTCTATGCGAAGGGACATCAAACATGAAACCACGCTTAGCACTCCGCAAGGTAACTTAAAAAGGGGATTAGAAAAATGTCCGCGAAAACATAAGCGCAAACAACGTGCCGCGCTGGCTCTATGCGAAGGGACATCAAACATGAAACCACGCTTAGCACTCCGCAAGGTAACTTAAAAAGGGGATTAGAAAAATGTCCGCGAAAACATAAGCGCAAACAACGTGCCGCGCTGGCNNNNNNNNNNGGGGATTAGAAAAATGTCCGCGAAAACATAAGCGCAAACAACGTGCCGCGCTGGCACTAGGCAAAGGGACATCAAACATGAACCACACTTATCACTCCGCAAGGTAACTTAAAAACATGAAAATATTAGTCACAGGCGGTACGGGCCGCATCGGGTCGAACCTCGTCAAAAGATTGTTGGAAAAGGGACACGATATCCGCAGTTTTGTCTATCCGGGCGATGTCAATCGTGTCGGACGCTGGGACGGGGCGGAACGTGTAGAGACTGTCCTTGGCGACCTACGGGAATACGAGGATGTCAAAAAAGCCGTTGATGGCGTAGATGCCATCTATCACATCGCCGCAGCGTTCGGGGGTCCCTTCAATAACCGTCAGTATTTAGCAATCAATGGGATGGGAACGCTCAATATTTTAGAGTGCATCCGTGAATTCAATCCGAATATTCATCGCCTTGTCTATGCCTGTACCGAAGCGATTTATTGGGAACTCACCGAAAAAGGTAGATTTTTCGATAAACTGATTACCGAAGAGATGGTCGCTAAGTATCATCACATGCCCTATTTCCTTACCAAATGGATTGGCGAGGAACTGTGCATGACCTATCATCACCAGTATGGCGTCCCTTCAACTGTCTTCCGCTTCACGACCGTCATTGAACCGAGCGAATACCTCAACGAAGACGGCTTACCCAAACAATTCGTTTTTAGTCCTATCTATAATCGATACAAGAATTACACAGGCGATGACCCCACCGAGTTAGAGGCAGCAGACACCGTCAAACGCCTCTGGGATGGACAAGAGAAATTCATACTCAAACGGAATCCTGATGGACACCCCTACAAGGAGCATTTCACCGATGTACGCGATATTGTGCAAGGGTTGGTTTTAGGGATCGAAAAGGACACAGCTGTCGGTGAAGAATTCACGCTCGGTGGAAATGGTATCTTCAAACATGAAGAGGTGATTCCATATCTGTGTGAACGTTACCAGATGGATTCTGTTGATGTGAAACTCCCACAACCCCTCCATTTTGAATTCGATTTAAGCAAAATCAAAACGCTATTGGGTTTTGAACCCCAACACGATTTAGCGAGTATCCTTGATGCCGCTGAAGCGATGCGTCGTGGCAAAGATGTAGGCATCATTCCGACAGGTGTTCGATGGACCTAATATCCGCTTTTCCGCTATTTCATAACTCAGGCGATTTTCCTTGATGTCTTCTGAATAAATAGGTTAAACTTAACCTAATGTTTCATCCAATTTCAAATTGGGGTTCATCCTGTTCGTAGTAGCGCAATTCATCGCGCATTCGGGAGTCCATTTACCGTGAAAACTTCCGTTGGCATGTCCTCACTTTTCCTATTCGCTTTTACCTGCTTGATGCTCAGTTGCACCAAAACTACGGTTGCCCCGACGCGGCAAGTTTCATCAAGTACGAAACATCTCGATCGGTATATCAACGCCGCACTTAAGAGGGAACGGATTCAACCCTCAAAGACGTCCGACGATGCCGAGTTTTTGCGCCGGATTCATCTCGATCTGACCGGAAAAATCCCAACGCCTGAAGAGGTCTTGGATTTTCTCAAGGACGGCTCTTCAAATAAACGGCAAAGCAAGATTGAGCACTTGTTGGTCAGTGATGCTTACGTTGACTACTGGACAGAGTTATGGGTGAACTGGTTAATCGGTAGGCGTGGAGATAGAGACAGTCACCGCATTGGCTTAACGCTTTGGACACGGGAGGCACTGACAAACAATATACCTTATAACCAGTTTGTTCAAGAACTCATCACGGCTGATGGAGAATTAGGAAACAATGGCGCAGGAAACTATATCCTGCGTTACGAGCGTTCGCCGGCCTCTCTCACCTCACATACTTCGCGTTTGTTCTTAGGGCTTCCTATGCAGTGTGCCGAGTGCCACGATCATAAATCGGAAATGTGGACCCAGGAGGATTACTACGGTATCGCTGCCTTCTTCACAGGCATCAAGAGTGAGCGAAAGAAAGACATCGACGGTGTAGATATGGTAGGTAATAAGATGAAAATCAGAAATTTTCTTATTACCAACAAGCCCACAGAGACAATTTGGGTGAAGAGACTTGAAAAACAGGTCCGTCCGCATTTCTTAGATAGGACAGAATACAAAGGTTCACTCCTCAAAAAGCGCGAAGCACTCGCACAGTGGATGACGGATAAATCAAATCCATATTTTAGTCAAGCTATCGTGAATCGCATCTGGAAGCACTTTATGGGGCGCGCCTTCGTCGAACCGATTGATGGATTCGGAGAAGAGAATCCACCGACCAACCCTGAACTCTTGAAGTGGCTCGCAAACGATTTCGTCATGCATGGTTACAACTTACAACACCTGATGCGAACAATCCTGAATTCAGAGACCTATCAACGCACATCGCAAACCAATGAGAGTAACAAAGACGATCAACACTACTACTCCCATGCCTACGTGAAACCCTTAAGTGCTGAACAGTTCTTCTATTCTCTGCTGCAAGCCACCGGCTTTGAAAGACTTCAAGAGGTGAGAATGCAAGGTCTCAACAGGCGGAGCGGAGAAGCAAGGAGGGGTATGCTGCGTCAACTTGAGCAAATGAAACGCGAGCATCTCAAAAAATTCCTCTTTCTACTCGATAATGGCGAGATGGAGGAAATTGAGGCGTTCAATGGAACGATCCCACAAGCACTCATGATGATTAATGGGGATCTGGTGAATGATAGCGCGAGTCACGAAGAATACGGAAGTGTTGTGAATTACGTATTAGGAAAATCGCGCGAACCGATGGAACGGATGGAGCATATTTATCTTAATGTCCTCTCTCGGTTGCCGACGTCTAAAGAGAAAACCTATTTTCAACGTTATTTAGAGCGGAGTCTTTATCGAAACAAGGACTTGGCTTACGAGGACCTCTATTGGGTGTTACTCAACTCAGCCGAATTTTCGCTGAATCATTAAGGGGAATTATGATAGAGGATAGTTATGGAAAGACCAGAAGCGATTCATAGATTAACTGATATTATTAATCAAGATCTACGACCGCTTGCGGAGCAGTATGAAGTGCCTGTATTTAGAGAAAACGGGAGAAAAAATAACATTTGGACGGGTCAGGTCCTTGAAAGGCATTTGGGATTAGATATCAATTCGTCCCGATCGCCTAGCTCTTGGCCTTGGGAACTCAAAGTTATTTCGTTGAAATTCTTAAAGAACGGAAATTTAACAGTAACAAGAGCAATGTTTATAACAACAATTGACACTTATTATCTCAAGCGAACGGATTTTGAAAACAGTTACCTACACAGAAAATTGAGACAGACGATTGTTGCTGCAAGAATTTGGGAAAGTAAACGAGAGGAGAGATCGATCCTCCACAGTGTAACAACTTTCGATTTAGATGATTCTGAAGTCTATCGTCAAGTCAAAGCGGATTATGACCTCGTTAGAGAAACGATCCAGACACAAGGGCTTTCTGCTGTTACTGGTAAAATGGGAGTATATATTCAACCCAAAGCGATAGTGCCAGGACATGAAATGGACTCAATAGCATTTTATGCAAGGACGGCTTTCCTAAAAAAATGATTTTACCATGGACAGATTTGGATATAACGGTTTGTGCATCCATAACCGTAGTATAGGAGATTGTTAGCCTGTGCTTTCTAACCCAAACTGTTGGCAAACCATTGTAGCATAGGCTGTTAGCCTGTGCATCTGAATCGTCCAAACTTTAGTACGGAAGAGAAAGTCGCATGAAAACGGAAAAAAGAATGGTAGTAGATCCAACTACAGAAGAAAAATATGAAATAGAACTACCAACTTCTGAAGTGATCAAACAGGAGATCCCTAAACTTGATTATCCATCCGATGGAATCACGATAATAGAAGCAACACGACAACTAGAGCAAAAACTTGAACTGTCTGATGAACAAAGAGAGGCAAAGACAAAAAGAGGCAAGCGGTATCTAGGATTTTTTCATTATGAGATAGTTGGCTCTGAATTTGCCAGACTCTTAAAGGAGGGAAAATTGAAACAACCAGGAGGAAGGGGGAAACCTTATGTTCTCTCTGGCGATATACCTCCACTACCCCCTTCTGATGGAGATATTGAAGAAATTTATCAAAAGATTAGAGAAAAAGTAGCTGAGGATTTACTTCAGGAAATTAAAGCGAATTCCCCTGCCTTTTTTGAAAACCTTGTTATTGATCTTCTTGTTAAAATGGGATATGGTGGCTCAAGAGAAGATGCCGAAACTGTAGGACGTAGTGGTGATGGTGGGATTGATGGTGTTATCAATCAAGATAGATTGGGGCTTGATGTCGTTTACGTTCAAGCAAAACGATGGGAAAACAATGTGGGGTCACCTGAAATTGCCGGTTTTGCCGGAGCATTAGCAGGACAAGGGGCTAACAAAGGAATTTTCATTACAACATCCGATTTTACCAAAGCTGCTAAAGACTATGATGCTGCAGGTTTCAAAATTATTCTCATTGATGGAAAACGACTTGCCCAGTTGATGATTGATCACAACGTGGGGGTTTCTACAGTGAAAACTTATGAAATCAAGCGAGTCGATTCTGATTATTTTGTTGAGGACGTTGGGTGATATTATATATGCACAGGCTGACAGCCTATGCTACAAGGAATACAAGCAAGATGCGTCAAGATGAGCTTAAATCGTTTTACCGTCGTAACTTGCCTCATATACAGACACCCGGAGCAACGCTCTTTGTAACATTCCAACTTGCAGGAGCTATACCACAGCATGTATTAGCGCAATGGAAAACGGAAAAATTACAATTTGACAAAGAAAAATCAAGACTTCTCAGGTTGCAAAATGATTCCGGGCCCGCGTCAACGCAATATAGACTTTTTGAGGAAAAGAATAAACGCTTGGAATGGAGGCGACAATGGTTCCGAAAATTTGAAAAAACCTTGGACGGCGCGGAAAGTGGACCTGTATGGCTCAAAGATGATCGGATTGCTAAAGAAATAGCGGAAAGTCTGCATTACCGAGATGGAAAAGTGTATTGTCTGGATGCTTATTGCATCATGTCAAATCATGTTCATGTTGTATTTACACCGCTCGCAATGCAACCTTCCAGAACAGATGCCGTTAATTCGGAGGAAAATACAGCACAAACGAAAGATTTGTGCTACAATACGCTTTCCGTTATTATGCAGTCCCTTAAAGGGTATACGGCTCGCAAAGCTAATCATCTATTAGGGCGGAGTGGTGCATTCTGGCAGCGGGAAAGTTACGATCACATTGTACGGGATGCAAGCGAATGGCAACGGATTATTACTTATGTTCTCAATAATCCCGTAAAGGCGGGTTTAGTGGATACATGGGAAAAATGGCAGTGGAGTTATTGCCGATGTAGCATAACCTGTTAGGTTGTGCAACCTATTACAGAAACTGTGAGATCGGACTAAACAGCATCTAACATTCTTAATATTTTCTTCTAAGGAGGAAGGTCGTACGAAAAGAGAAACAAGAATGGCAGTAGATCGAACTATATGAAATCAAGCGAGTCAATTCTGATTATATATGCACAGCCTAACAGGCTATGCTACGGAAGAAGGCACAAGAAACGCACAGGCTAACAACCTATGCTACATGAAATACAACCAAAAGGAGAATCCTATTATGAACAGCCGTAACCTGTTCATTGCTATTTGCATAATTACACTCGGCATTGCCGCACTTGCGATGTCGCAAACCTATTTTGAGGATAATTTCGATGACCCGAAAGAATCCGAAAACAAATGGGTCGCCCTCTTCGGGGACTGGGAACTCAAGGACGATGAATACCATCAACTCCAAAATTCCCCTAACTGTATGAGTGTCGTCGCAGATGAATTCTGGGAGGACGACTGGAACGAATACACCTTCGAGGTCCGTGGGAGTAAAATCAGTGGTGCTGAAGGATTCCTGATTATGTTCCGGTGCCAAGGTTTGATGCAAGCGCGCGGACAAGCACTTGAAGATCATCCACCGCGTATGGAGAAACTCAAACCCTCCTTGGAATACTGGTGGAACCTCGGTGGCTGGGGAAATACACGCTCACAGGTTGAATCCTGGGGCGGCAAAGGCGGTGCCAATAGTGCTGACACTATTGATGAGAAGGATTGGTATGACATCAAGATTGTCAATACACCCGATAGTTACACCGTCATTCTCAATGGTAAAGAGGTCGCAAAGGTGGACGATGATACCGAAAAGGGTGTAGGGAGAATCGGCTTAGCAACGTGGAGCACGGTCGCCAAATATGACGATGTCGTCGTTTACGGACCTGATGGTCCCTCGTTACCAGTTGATGCCAAGAGCAAACTTGCGACGACTTGGGCACATCTTAAATCCGTAAAGTAGTTTTAGAGCACCGTTATGAATTCGTGCGCGAGGTCCTGAGGCCTCGCGTTCACTTTATTCAGATAACTTTGGGTTTTTTAGAGCGAGTTTTTGGAAACCTGAAAGTTACATGAGAAGCATGCCAAGATATTCTCCAACCCAATTCCCCATGCCTACCTACCAAACAGTCACCTCAACACCACACGGACGGATCGGTGAACTCAGACTGAGCACTAACAAGAGAAAGCTTGAAACGCCAATGTTATACCCGGTCATTAATTTTCTAACGGGTACGAGTACGCGTGGGGGTGGCGTCTGGAAATATATCCTAAACATTCTGATGCAGCGACAGACACCGATGCTGTCTCAGATTTTACATTTTCTCGATTTCCCGATCACTGGACGCTACCTTGACAATTGGCGTGGAAAGTCAATGCGAGAGCATTATTGTGAACAGAATGGCGTGTATGAAGGGGCCCTTTTTTTGGATTCCGGTGGTTTCAAACTCCTGTACAACACCGGTATGGATCTGCAGGAATTTGGAATCCACAAGGAAACGGAGGCCGAGGATATCCTCAATCTACAGTTAGGTTTTGAGGGCGATATCGTCGCCTCTTTGGATTATCCACTCCCACCCAACTTAGCTCGTCCGGAAGCCGAAGAACGGATGAAACAGAGTCTCGCAAACGCCGTTCGAGTGGCAGAACGCTTGACAACAGACACAAGCGACATGCGAACGGTGCCTTATCTTTATACCTGCTGCCATGGTCAATCTGGAGAGGACATCTCAAATTATACGAGCCAACTCTTCGACCAAGTCGGCGGCATACTACCCTCATTCGGGTTAGCCGTTGGGTCACTTGTGCCTTTACGCGGTAGGGACGATTCGGAAGTCATGGAACTGGTTAACGGGGTCATCCAAGCAATCCCAGAGAACCGGCGGGGGACGACGCCTATTCACGCCTTCGGTGTTTCCGGCGTTCTCACACCACTCCTCGCTTATATCGGTGTTGATACATTTGATAGTTCCGGCTATATTCATACATCCCGGAGTCTCACATATTCACAACCGCACACCCAGAAGAAACTCAGGATTATGGAGATGGATGAGACAGACTGCGACTGCTACATCTGTGAGGCATATCCGCTCCAGGAAATTCAGCAGGCGTTCATGGATAAACAGAGTTATAGAGCCACTTCCACGGGTAAGTTTAAGAGTGAGTACTATGCCGCTATTGGGCTTCACAATTTCCAGACGGAAGCCGATATTCTTGATGAGATGCGGACCGCAATCGCGGCAGACGATGCGCTTGAAGGTTTAGTCCAACACCTTGCTAAATATCAGAACTTTCGAGGGTTGCGGCGGGCAACAGCATGGCTCTCTGAAAACGATAAG
This genomic window from Candidatus Poribacteria bacterium contains:
- a CDS encoding NAD(P)-dependent oxidoreductase, which codes for MKILVTGGTGRIGSNLVKRLLEKGHDIRSFVYPGDVNRVGRWDGAERVETVLGDLREYEDVKKAVDGVDAIYHIAAAFGGPFNNRQYLAINGMGTLNILECIREFNPNIHRLVYACTEAIYWELTEKGRFFDKLITEEMVAKYHHMPYFLTKWIGEELCMTYHHQYGVPSTVFRFTTVIEPSEYLNEDGLPKQFVFSPIYNRYKNYTGDDPTELEAADTVKRLWDGQEKFILKRNPDGHPYKEHFTDVRDIVQGLVLGIEKDTAVGEEFTLGGNGIFKHEEVIPYLCERYQMDSVDVKLPQPLHFEFDLSKIKTLLGFEPQHDLASILDAAEAMRRGKDVGIIPTGVRWT
- a CDS encoding restriction endonuclease, producing the protein MKTEKRMVVDPTTEEKYEIELPTSEVIKQEIPKLDYPSDGITIIEATRQLEQKLELSDEQREAKTKRGKRYLGFFHYEIVGSEFARLLKEGKLKQPGGRGKPYVLSGDIPPLPPSDGDIEEIYQKIREKVAEDLLQEIKANSPAFFENLVIDLLVKMGYGGSREDAETVGRSGDGGIDGVINQDRLGLDVVYVQAKRWENNVGSPEIAGFAGALAGQGANKGIFITTSDFTKAAKDYDAAGFKIILIDGKRLAQLMIDHNVGVSTVKTYEIKRVDSDYFVEDVG
- a CDS encoding DUF1553 domain-containing protein produces the protein MKTSVGMSSLFLFAFTCLMLSCTKTTVAPTRQVSSSTKHLDRYINAALKRERIQPSKTSDDAEFLRRIHLDLTGKIPTPEEVLDFLKDGSSNKRQSKIEHLLVSDAYVDYWTELWVNWLIGRRGDRDSHRIGLTLWTREALTNNIPYNQFVQELITADGELGNNGAGNYILRYERSPASLTSHTSRLFLGLPMQCAECHDHKSEMWTQEDYYGIAAFFTGIKSERKKDIDGVDMVGNKMKIRNFLITNKPTETIWVKRLEKQVRPHFLDRTEYKGSLLKKREALAQWMTDKSNPYFSQAIVNRIWKHFMGRAFVEPIDGFGEENPPTNPELLKWLANDFVMHGYNLQHLMRTILNSETYQRTSQTNESNKDDQHYYSHAYVKPLSAEQFFYSLLQATGFERLQEVRMQGLNRRSGEARRGMLRQLEQMKREHLKKFLFLLDNGEMEEIEAFNGTIPQALMMINGDLVNDSASHEEYGSVVNYVLGKSREPMERMEHIYLNVLSRLPTSKEKTYFQRYLERSLYRNKDLAYEDLYWVLLNSAEFSLNH
- a CDS encoding tRNA-guanine transglycosylase; amino-acid sequence: MRSMPRYSPTQFPMPTYQTVTSTPHGRIGELRLSTNKRKLETPMLYPVINFLTGTSTRGGGVWKYILNILMQRQTPMLSQILHFLDFPITGRYLDNWRGKSMREHYCEQNGVYEGALFLDSGGFKLLYNTGMDLQEFGIHKETEAEDILNLQLGFEGDIVASLDYPLPPNLARPEAEERMKQSLANAVRVAERLTTDTSDMRTVPYLYTCCHGQSGEDISNYTSQLFDQVGGILPSFGLAVGSLVPLRGRDDSEVMELVNGVIQAIPENRRGTTPIHAFGVSGVLTPLLAYIGVDTFDSSGYIHTSRSLTYSQPHTQKKLRIMEMDETDCDCYICEAYPLQEIQQAFMDKQSYRATSTGKFKSEYYAAIGLHNFQTEADILDEMRTAIAADDALEGLVQHLAKYQNFRGLRRATAWLSENDKTLAARLARTLIQTPIPKKTKHPQQNLNQLELFPSGSAKTENNIQTIAGDMNSQTVSLAYTPDDFRVPCDYKPPDGKEILLAIPCAGKKPYSLSRTHTMITNRLQTAFGEGQERIHKITLSGLYGPVPEEFETEEAVIRYDFQLSPKHTAQIEQCATRLVDYLQKYSDSYTLKIGYATSRAYRAVLRLAEERLPTFILLPKDLRQKRLSEFFRHTNLDALVEVIQDKL